The following nucleotide sequence is from Saimiri boliviensis isolate mSaiBol1 chromosome 6, mSaiBol1.pri, whole genome shotgun sequence.
TAATAAATGATGTAAtacaattaatttattatttatttttagaaaggaaagaaaaagtaaatgatcCTTAAAGTGTGGCCAACCTACAGATTTAGATGGTGAGTGGAAAATTTGAgccacttcttttaaaaataatcatgaatCAGACTGAAAATCTTAGATCCCAAAGGGTAAAGCCaagaaccaaagaaaaacagaattatctTTGTGGAGCAGAAGAGGCCTTAATTAGAAAGCTAGCAACATGTGCCTTCTGATATTTTAGTATGCTACGTACCAGTAATTACCAGATTCCATTTTTGTTCCTCTTTTGAAATGCAGGTGTTCTCACAATTATTTCATCAATATATTGACATTGTATGTTGACAGTGTTGGGGACAGATGACTTATTTGTTAAATTAACAGCTATTCAGAGAAAGAGGAACCATACTCCAGGAACTACCACAACTATGAAGCCTCATCTACATCTGACTATAATTTACATGATGAAATTCTAATGGGATGACACCTAGACATTTGAGGGAGATATGAGTTATGTTGCACATGAAAGTAATATGAATTGGTGTaggcaaagagaaaaattcaacaggttgaattttaaaataaggtcattACAGTATCTTTCAATTGTTATATGGTGTTCTACAATATAGCAATTAGGAAATGAATATATCTCCCAACCTCTGACATTTGAGCAGATCCTTTGACTGCCATGAGCAATGGATAAGTTCTGGGTGTAGATTGTATCTGCTTCAGTAGGTTCTGTTTTTCACTTATTGAAGCCCTGAAATACCATGTAAGaagacctggctaatttaatgGAGAGAGCGAGCCCACAGGGAGCAGCACTAAGGCACCAGGATTGTCAGTGAAGGAGCCATACCAGTTGTCCATCCTGCTGAACACTCAGGAGACTCAAGCTCCAGCAGCTTTTCATCTTGCAGCATTTGAGGGACATCAATTAAGAATAGTAAGCTGAGTGCAGTGAACCCCAAACTCTTCATTTTGGGATTGTTTTTAATTCAGCAAAAGATCACCATAATAATGGAGAAGAGGAATCATACTTTAGATAATACATTGAACCACTGAAGGTGAAAGAACGTATCTTAAATAATACTCAGAAATGAAGTTGAGGAGATTTCACTGAAAAGGATTCTCAATGGAGAGGAATGTCAGCTGGGAAACAAAatgcttcttttctccttccctcccaattctctctccttccttctcttcctacctatatccatttattttgtttgtctCTTCTCTTATCATCCCTTTCTTATCATCCTATTCTCTTTATAGTGGATGGGCTGAATGTTGAAATGTATACATTGTTTTATGATCCTTGTTGTCTAATCAGAGGCTGTTTGAAGTGGgactcatttattcaataaatatttattaaacctaCGTATAACGAAAATTCcagcttatttgaaaataagaataaataaaacattcatttttgtcTAGAAAATGATCATGCTAAAAAGACAGTTCTCATACTGTTTGACATGTTTTGTGACTATGGAAAGACTGGGTGGTACTGGAGACCAATCAAAAGGCAACTGATACAGagtggagagaaagaggagaggtgaGATCAAGGAAGGCTGGCAGAAGGAAGCATTGTGTAAGATGAGTTCTAAAAGTTGAATAAGAGAATGTGGAAGCAGCATTCTGAGATGGATCGTTAATTTGTTTGAGCAAATATGTGTCTCTCAAAACTGGCAAACTGTGATAAGACTAATAGTGGTTTTGCATAtctatttataaaattgaatgtGTGCATCaagtatatgtacacatacacattcttGTGAATGTATGCATATCTCAGATAAGGTGTATAAATGTTGTAACTTTAAATATGATAGCATAAGAAAGTGAGATAGGCAGAGAGGTAGAACAAACTAgctatttataaacaaaatgaatgGAAGTATGTATTTGAAAgaaatgtgtatatttgtatatgtttatgtaaataaatatctgtgtgtAGGTTTATTAATAAGATGGGTATGATTTACATATATCTGTCTCTTGTTTTAGAAgttgatatttaataaaaacccttaaagacaacctaggcaggccgggcgcggtggctcaagcttgtaatcccagcactttgggaggccgaggcgggtggatcacgaggtccagagatcgagaccatccaggtcaacatggtgaaaccccgtctctactaaaaatacaaaaaattagctgggcatggtggcgcgtgcctgtaatcccagctactcaggaggctgaggcaggagaattgcctgaacccaggaggcggaggttgcggtgagccgagatcgtgccattgcactccagcctgggtaacaagagcgaaacaccgtctcaaaaaaaaaaaaaaagacaacctaggcaatactatccTGGGCATAGAAatgggcaaatattttatgacaaagacaccaaaatcaatcacaacaaaacaaaacttgagaaGTTGGATCTATTTAAACtcaagagctcctgcacagcaaaagaaactatcaacagagtaaacagacaacctacagaatgggagaaaatatttgcaaaccacgcatctgacaaaggcctaatatccaatatctacaaggaacttaaattcacaagaaaaaaaacaaacaacctgattGAATAGGcagcaaagggcatgaacagacacaATTCAAAAGCAGACATACATGTAACcaaaagaacatagaaaaaggctcaatattactgatcatcagggaaataaaaatcaaaactgcaatgaggtcccatcttacaccagtcagaatggctattattaaaaagttaaaaaatagcaaaCGCTGGCAAGGttctggagaaaagggaacacttacatgCTCTTGCTGGGATTGTAAGGGAGTCCAagcattgtggaaagcagtaagGCAATCCCTCAAAGAGCTTAAAgcagagctaccattcaacctagGAATCctcttactgggtatatacccaaaggaatgtaaatcatgctgccataaagacacatgtacgtGAATGTTCAccgtagcactatttacaatagcaaagacatggaatcatccTAACTGCCCGTtaatggtagattggataaagaaaacgtggcacatatgtaccatggaatgctatgcagccacaaaaaagaatgatatcatgCTTTTGCGGAaacacggatggagctggaggctgttatccatagcaaacaaatgcaggaacagaaaactaaataccacatgcCCTCaattctaagtgggagctaaataataagggcttataaacacaaagaaggaaacaacaaacactggggtctacttgagggtgggtggtggaaggagggagagaagcagaaaagatagCTATTGGATACTGACCCtagtacctgggtaatgaaataatctgtacaacaaactcccatggcATGTGTTTTCCTACGTAACAAACCATCACATACACccctgaaataaaagttttaaaaaatagctttaaaaaattttttttaacttataaaatgCCTACCTCACAGGTCCAATCTTTTGTATATCACTAAGatgacctttctttttttgaaaatcctttagacagagaaaagaagctcattatttgtttatgtgttcatggatatttatatttatttatttcagttaggATAATTTTTCATCATATGTTATTTTATGTTGGCAAAATAGCTAAAACCtaaataaagatgagaaaaaaataaagaagaataaacctTTGTATAATTATTTTCCCCATTCATCATGAGAGTATGTGCCTAAATTGCATTTTAACCTCATTTGAAATCTGTTTTTGATGTGTTGTAATTAGGTAagtatcaataaaatatttcctattttattactTGCCTAAGTGTCTGGGTAGGGTTCTGGCTATGAAGGTTTTATAACTGCATCCTGATTGAAAGACCATGTCCCAGCTATATAATCATGCTGACTAAGTCTTTCCGCTGCTTTAGTTATTCCTTTCCTATGAACCCAAAAACCTGGCAGGAATTATCTCTCCCTCCAACCTAACTTCCAGCGTAACATCTCCAGCTATCCTGTCCACCAATGGTATAAACGTTAGTCTCTATAACAGTGAAATATCTGCAGTACCCACTCCCGCATTTGTTTGGTCCTGGCCCCATAAATTAAGGGATTAACCATGGGAGGAATTAGGAAGTAGAGATTGTCAACGATGATCTGCATATAGGGAGCCATATGGTAGCCTAAAATCTGGGCCAGAACAGAGAAGACAACAGGAGAATAAAAAAGACCAATGACACAAAGATGAGAGCCACACGTACTGAGAGCTTTGCCCCGTGCATCCCAAGACGGTATCCGAAAGACAGCATGAAGGATAAGTCCATATGACAGAATGATAAAAAACAGGTCAAATCCCACAGATGCTACAATAACCATGAGTCCATAGACAATGTGGTCAGAGATGTCTTCACAGGCTATCAGTGCCACAGCCATGTATGCACAGTAGGAGTAAGGAATTATGGGGGTTTGGAAGCTTTGTAATCTTTTCGTCAGAATTGGGGCTGGGGTCAGCACAGCCACTGCTCTTGCCAGGATAGCCAGTGCCATCTTCACAAGCATGTTGTTAGCAAGGATGGTTGTATATCTTAAAGGGTACCAGATAGCCACAAATCTGTCAAAAGCCATGGCCAGGAGAATCCCAGATTCCATGAcataaaatgaaggaatgaaaaatATCTGTGTGAGGCAGGCATTGAAACTGATTTCCTTGGCATTCACCCAGAAGATAGCCAGTATACGGGGCACTGTGACACTGACAAGACACAGGTCAATAATTGACAGCATGGCCAGGAGGAGAAACATGGGCTCATGAAGACTCTTCTCTATCCGGATGATACATAAGATGGTGACATTGCCAAtgactgtaatgagaaataccaaGAAAAAAGGCACAGAGAACCAGCCATGGAAAGATTCAAGGCCAGGAATTCCAGCCAGAGTAAATACCGAGGGCTGAGGAATGGAACTGTTGCAAGAGGACATCCCTAACCTGAGCTCCTCAATGTCTGATTCCTAGGGGGAAACAAAAGGGAATATTTTGGAATCATTGCATCATTTGCACCTATAAAATGCTGGTCATTACAGTAGTTTATGGTGGTGAAACTCATGATTATTTTGTGTAAACTAATGATCAAATGAAGCCTTCAGCTACTTGTGGTGGAGAGGGGAATGATTCTATTTCCTCTGCAAAAGGGAATTGCAGTCTCAGGGATATATTTTCGATAAAGGTATATCAACTCAATTTTTTAGATTCTTCTGTAGCTCTGATTCTGTCTAATAGTCAATTTTTGTAattctctagaattttttttcctctatatcaGTCCATAGCAGGATAATGCTTTCAACATTACAGACAGGGAGTAGGGATATGAACCAGCCAGAAAGTATAGTTTTCGCTCAAGACAAGAAGGCTAAACTTAATCATACCCAGTTTTATCATACTCAGTTAATTGTCCCCAGTTTCTGGGATTGGAGTTTGCTTTGATATTCTTCCTGGAATATTTAGCTACAAATTGTTGATTTTGACAAAGGACCTAGGAAGTCTGCTGATCTGATGTTTAGAAAGCATGAGGCCAATCTGAAGTAATAACAGATGTTTTGGATGACAAAATTGGAATTCAAAATCACCTCAATGGATAATAATTTAGTATTAAGTTTCCAGATTGCCCAATAAAGCCTGGTTTGGGAATGGGTACAGATAAACATAAAttaatagttttctttatatatgtatatctgtgtgttTTTATAAGGGGAGTAAAGTTTGGGGATTAATAGTAACACATCTTTCTACAGAAAtaagaatttgaaatattttaatgtatataactATTCtaaatagatatacatatttataaattattagtaaaataaattaaccaaATTATGGTTTTCATAGCTCAAAGACTGTATTTACTCAACATATTAAAAGCTGaaaccaaataaatacataataaatacaaaaataagtctaTAGAAATAAGACATTTTGTTGAGAatacaattataattaaatttcaaaattaagttTTAGACTCCCATCTTGTTAGAAACATTTCAACTCTCTATAAATAACAATGACAtgaaaaaataccaataaaaacttaaaataaagaataaaactgtGTATCACAAAgttgcttcaaaaataaaagtatagaaatattaatattgtgTTGATTATTTAGCTTAGTTAATGAACTTGAATTAttagtgtttttatttatatctgtatcAATTGAATACCAAATTCTATTCAGTATGTTCACAATTTTTAATGCCAATTCAtcgattttgtttattttaattaattatatatttttatttctgccataGTATTagcctttaaaacaaaaaaaaattaaaacttaggcttagattatataaattttgagtgggactttttaaaattaatttactctAAATAGGTAAGATCCTCAAATAGGgcagcagattttaaaaatactactgaGCATTTTATTATCAATTGAGttattcaatataattttaatgtgcCAACTGCATTTGGTAAAAGGCACACCACAGCTGAGTGATAGGGCTCCTGGAAGTTAACTTGCTATAGTGAAAATACCAAGGTATTTGGCATAACAGGTGTCTGGAATAGAATCTCAGCCCTGCCACTTGTTCTATGTGATTTGTCCAAGTTATTTAATGCTTTCATGCTAATTTGTTTATGTCAACAAAATGGGATAAGGCATATGTTGCAAAGTTAGTAGTGAAGATTAAGTCTGTCATTAAATTCCAATATTggataaatacacacatattccTAGCATAATTCTTTGAATATTTGGTTGCCCTAGAAATACccttcttttacttttctatGAAGTACAaagttaaaagaaacaataacattagaagaaatagctaatgtaggtgataaggggatggaggcagcaaaccaccatggcatgtgtattcctgtgtaataatcctgcaagatctgcacatgtactccagaacttaaagtataaaaataaaaataaaaattatatatatacatatatatatatatataaaatgttcattttgttttgtttgttttttggaaagaACTTTGACTAGGAAAATGGATTGTCTTAAATTGATATCGTAAGAAGGAATATTTGATGATTCTGGTAATTTTGTcctcaaatatttttagattcactatgtgttaaaaggaaaacaacccatatatatatatggttgtttggtgattatatatatatttacatatatatgaataatatatatatttatatatttataataattgtgtgtgtgtgtgtgtatatatatatatatatatatatatatatatatatatatatgatcaccAGAGGTAGATACCTGACCAAAAAAAggtgttaaaaagtaaaaatgaaaatttacattttagttcAATAAAGCACAGAATCCTATCACAAAGAACTGCTTTCAAACTGAAAAGGCATTATTGTAAACCAGAAGCTCACCATCAGTAGAATTTTCAATTAGAAACTGGTAATCATTTATCAGgaatactatatataaaaattatcttgtaGTAGTAATAGGATAATATTGaaactttaaaagcaaaatggCAAGTTTTGGTCCAAATGATCAGAAGCAATTGCCAGCAACAACTGAATCAATATTAACTATAAGTAAAGGCAACATTAGGCAAAAATTTGAAAGATATttactattttctaaataatgttCTTAGGCATTCCAAGCACTGCAGAACCTAACCATGGTCTTACAAGGGTTAACAATTGTGGAGTATTTGGTtgaaaagatttgaaaagacTTTTCCTACATGACTTTTTCCACCTCAGGGTTTTCTAGCATTTACCCCTTCCCTCTTTTGTCCCTTTTCCTGGAGAAGTACCTGTAGATCGTTGTGAGTCTGATCACAATGACTCAAAGACTAACAAAGTCCACTTGAAGTATGAGGAAGATCTGTGGATCTCCAGAATATGATGAACTATGTGGGTTTGAGGCTGATTTATGTTGGTTTTCCCTAACCCTCCTGCATCCCTAGTGGCCTTTTAGTTAACCAGGGTGTTTTTCATAGCTTGGGTATTTGGGGGAACAAATCCCATAGTAAATCATTGAGGATAGCACATGTGGAAAACAGCAAATGTTTAGTATTACTGTAAAAATGTTAGTGTATTGTAGGAAGTGCGCTGATTTGGTTTAGGAACTCCAGAAGGAGGAGTAGAGACTGAGAAATCATTTAggatgaaaattaaagaaagtcCAGAGCCGTGGAAGGATTATATTGAAGGCAGAGTTGCTTGTATCTATAACGGCACACAAATTGCTATAGCTTGCTTCAAAATCAGTAgtttgtcattttcatttctagtGACATTGAAGGGGGACAGGAGTAAGTACAAGAGAGGAGCCCTAGGGAGCAAAAATAGGTTGTACAATAAATACTAGGTTTAGGAAGAACTGAGTTGCAGAATGATTTCTTACAGGAATAAGAAACTAAACTTGTGAGTAGACCCAAAAAAGTGGAGAAAATGTTGAGAACTCTTTGGTCAGAGAAGGTGGTGGGGTTTTAACACATTAATGTTAATTTGGGTTGTGTTTTTCCCCTATTATTTCCACAGTTCCTTGCAAATTTTAGgtccttaaatatttttgtatgaatAAATGCACCCATACACACTCATGGGTGTGTGGGTGCatgagcatgcacacacacacacacacacacacacacacacacacacattccatgTTTTTATCATTGACTCTGGACTCTAACCCTGGAATAGTGTTGCCAGGGATAGTGATAGTTATATAACATGTGAGATTATCAGAGTCTTTAAGCATGTCCCACAGCCTAAAGTATAATCAGGGTGCTCAAATCTAATTCTTTCCACCATGGTTGTTGCCAATCTGAATCAAGTCACTATCATATTGTCCTAGTAAACTTTATATCTACATTGTACTTTGTATTCTTTGCAGACTTTGTACTTAGCATTCTTTGTCTCAAACCCATTTACCTCATTGCAGTTACAAtggtgtcttttttatataaagtataccacatattttattgtaaatagtTTCACTGTGTGTAAGTTGTAAAACacaatgttttgatatacacGGTGAAATAGTTACTACATTAAAGCAAATTAATGTCTATTATCTCccatagttatttatttatttatttacttatttatttatttgagttggagtcttgctatTGTCGCCTGGGCTGAAgggcaatggtacaatcttggctcactgctacctccacctcccaggttccagcaattttcctgtcttagcTTCCAGAATAGCttagattacagatgtgcaccaccacacctggctaattttttttattccaattttttttatttttagtagagatggggtttcatcctgttggccaggctggtctcgaactcctgacttcagatgatccaccctccttggccccccaaagtgctgggattaccggagtgagccaccatgcctggcctactttatTTTTGCTAAGAGAACCTAAAATCTATTAGCTGGGTAAATTTTCATTATACAATACTATATTATTAGTTACAGTCCTCAGGCTGAATATTAGCTCTCTATGCTTATTCATCTGATAAATCTGCAGCTTTGCACATCTTGACCTACATCTTCCCCTCCTCATAACTCCATTCATTGCCACCCCTGTTTCtactctgtttctctgtttctgggtattcaccttttatttttaattaagattccacatatatttaagataatgaaagggttttttgttgttgttgttgtcgttgttgcttatttgtttgttttctatgtcTGCCctatttaatttacaaataacacATTACCTTCCACAAGCAAAGATGTCCATTCTCACCATTCCTATATATCAAAGTTATGGAAGTCCTGACTAGAGctttcaggcaagagaaagaaataacaggcATTCaaatggaaaagaggaagtcaaattatctgggttcactgatgacatgattgtatatctagaaaaccctaaagacttttCTGGAAAACTCCTAGACCTGATTTGCagcttcagaaaagtctcagtaCATGAAATCAATGCAgaaaaaatcagtagtatttctatacaccaataacattcaaacTTAAACCAAATTACAAGCTAAATTCCCTTTACAAtcaccacaaaaaatataaaataactaggaatacatctaaccaaggaggcaaaggatcactacaaagaaaattacaacacagttatttaaaaaaattatagaagatacaaataaatgaaaaaacaaccaGTTGGCTCATGGTTTGGAAGAAACAATGTCAGTGTAATGACCATATTACCCAAAGAAGTCTATAGATGCTATGCAATTTCTACCAAATTATggatgtcatttttcacagaatcagaaaaaagttCCTGAAGTtaatggaacaacaacaacaaagttaaATAGCAAAAGCACTACTGagggaaaataataattctgaaTCTATCACATTGCCTAACTTCAATTTATACTAGGAGGCTATAGTAACTGAAACATCAAGGTAGCAGTAGAAAATTAGAccaacagatcaatggaacagaatagagaacccagaaacaaaaccacatacttgcaaccaactgatcttcaataaagttgacaaaaaaaaaaaataagcaaaaatactCTATACAATAAACGTTTCTGAGAAAACTATCTAATCAttttcagaagaatgaaactgtacTCCTACCtgtcaccatatataaaaattactttgagatGATCGATTAAAGATCTGAACATAAGACcctaaactataaaaattatagaagaaaacctaggaaaaattCTTCTGGGGATTACCctaagcaaataatttttaacaaggccacaaaagcaaatgcaacagaaacaaaaatagacaaatggaactaaaactaaa
It contains:
- the LOC101047535 gene encoding olfactory receptor 52B2-like, with product MSSCNSSIPQPSVFTLAGIPGLESFHGWFSVPFFLVFLITVIGNVTILCIIRIEKSLHEPMFLLLAMLSIIDLCLVSVTVPRILAIFWVNAKEISFNACLTQIFFIPSFYVMESGILLAMAFDRFVAIWYPLRYTTILANNMLVKMALAILARAVAVLTPAPILTKRLQSFQTPIIPYSYCAYMAVALIACEDISDHIVYGLMVIVASVGFDLFFIILSYGLILHAVFRIPSWDARGKALSTCGSHLCVIGLFYSPVVFSVLAQILGYHMAPYMQIIVDNLYFLIPPMVNPLIYGARTKQMREWVLQIFHCYRD